GTTGCCCATCCTGGTGTCGAAGTCGTCCGGGACGGTGAAACGGCCTTTCATGAAGCCGAGGCGGTGAATGGGTTTTGCTTCCGGCTCTTCGATTGCAGTAACCTTTACCATAGGCTTGCCCGCTTTGGCGATGATGAACGACTCACCTCCAGCAGCTTTCTCGACCAGCCGGGAGAGATGGGTCTTTGCCTCGTGGATGTTGAAGGTCTGCATGGTCGCTCTCCTGTGGACTAAACTAAGTTTACTTAGTTTAGTCCACAGGGGCAAGAGTTCTTACCGGCGGACGAAGCGCTTGACCTGCGCGTACTGCAGCAGGATATAGGCGTCGGTCATGCCTGCGATGTAGTCGGCTACCGTGCGGGCCAGGCCCTCGGCTTCGATCTCCTCGCGGTATCCCTCGGGTAGCTGGTCTGGATTCTCGATCCAGAACTCAAAGAGCGCCGTGACCACCTCTTCGGCCTTGTCGTGCTCACGCTCGAGGGCCTCGCAGGTGTAGAGCGTGTCGTAGAGGTACTGCTTCTCCTGTAGCCGCTCGGATTCGACCTCGGGAGAGAACGTCGCCAGCCGGTGCGGGTGCCGCCGGATCGCCTCGAGGCTCGTCGCGCCCAGAGCCGCCACGT
This is a stretch of genomic DNA from Granulicella sp. WH15. It encodes these proteins:
- a CDS encoding type II toxin-antitoxin system prevent-host-death family antitoxin; protein product: MQTFNIHEAKTHLSRLVEKAAGGESFIIAKAGKPMVKVTAIEEPEAKPIHRLGFMKGRFTVPDDFDTRMGNEIVRLFEEGE